The Halorussus gelatinilyticus genome contains the following window.
CAATTATATCTTCGGAGCGAATAATCTCTCTCCCGCTCTAACACGGCTACTAAACCACCTTTATGTATAGCTGGTGTGAACCGTGACTCACTACAGCTATACGTATGACAGAGGATCTACTCAAACGAATCGTCGTCCCGGTAGCTTCCGAGGAGGACGCGGAGGCAACGTGCGAGCAGGTTCTCCCCGACGGCGAGGGAGGTGGCGGATGACCGACCAAGAACTCGCCCGCGACCTCGGGTTCCTCGAAGCGTACACCATCGGTCTCGGAACGATGATCGGCGCGGGCATCTTCGTCTTACCGAGCATCGCCGCGAGGGCGGCGGGTCCGGCGAGCATGATTTCGTTCGCCATCGGCGGACTCGTTTCACTGCTCGCGGCGCTCTCTCTTTCGGAACTCGCCACGGGGATGCCCAAGGCCGGCGGAAGCTACTACTACGTAAATCGGTCGCTCGGAAGCTTCTTCGGGAGTATCGTCGGATGGGGCATGTGGGCCGGGCTGATGTTCGCGTCCGCGTTCTACATGCTCGGGTTCGGCCAGTATCTGACGTACTTCGTCCCGATGGGGGCGACCGGTGTCGCTATCGCGGCACTCGTCATGGCCGCCGTCCTGACCGGTGTGAACTACTACGGCGTCAAGGAGACCGGTACGCTCCAGAACGTCATCGTCCTCGCGCTCGTCGGACTCATCATCGTCTTCATCGTGTTCGGCGTTTTGAGCGTGGACACCGAGATGCTCACCCCGTTCTTGCCGCCCGAAGGCTGGCCCGCGGTCGCGGCCACCGCGGGGACGATTTACGTCTCGTTCATCGGATTCGAGGTCATCGCCACCAGCGCCGAGGAGATCAAGAACCCGAGCCGGAATCTGCCGCTGTCGATGATCGCGGCGGTCGTCACGCCGACGCTGATGTACGTGCTCGTGATGTTCGTCAGCACCGGCACTCTCCCCATCGACACGCTCGCCGACTTGAACATTCCAGTCGCCGTCGTGGCGGAGACCGTAATGCGCCCGTTCGGACGTATCGAAATCGGACCGATTTCGTTTTCGATGGCCGAAGCGGGTGCGTTCACGATGGTCGTCGGCGCGATGCTGGCGACGGTGTCGAGCGCCAACGCGTCCATCCTCTCTGCGGCCCGCGTCAACTTCGCCATGGGCCGGGACAAGATTCTGACTAACTGGCTCAACCAAGTTCACGACCGGTTCCGCACGCCCTACCGCGCCATCGTCGCCACCGGTGCGGTCATTCTCGTGCTCATCGCAAGTGGCGTCCCCATCGGAACGCTAGCCGAGGTCGCGTCGTTCTCGTATCTCATCACCTACTCGTTGGTCCACGTCGCCGTCGTCGTGATGCGACGAGCCGACCCGGACGACTACGACCCCGCGTTCGAGATTCCGAGCATCCTCTATCCGATCGTCCCTATCGTTGGATTCCTCGCTTGTATCGCGATTCTCCTTCAGATGAGTTGGATCGTGCAGGCCGTCGGTGTCGCAATCGTGTTGGTCGGCGTCGTCTGGTACTTCGCGTACGCCCGCCACCGAGCCATCACCGATGGACTGGTCGGAGAAGCCATCGCGGCGGAACCGACGGCCGCAGCGGACGGGAAGGGGAACTACCGGGTGGTCGTCCCCGTCGCCAACCCCGATACCGAGCGCGACCTGCTCCGGTTGGCCGCCGCGAACGCTCACGCTCACGAGGACGAACAGGCCGAAATTATCGCCGTCAACGTCATCCAAGTGCCCCAACAGACGTCGCTCTCCCAAGACGTCGAGTTCGAGGAAGAGCGCGTCCAGCGCCAACAGGAACTCCTCGACGCGGCACAGGACATCGCGGCGGACCTCGACATCGGTATCCGGACGCGAGCAATCGTCGGCCGCGACGTCGGCGACGTCGTCCTCGACGTGGTCGAGGACGAGCGTGCGGACCACGTGTTGATGGGCTGGAAGGGGACGCGGAGTGCCCGCGAACACATCCTCGGCTCGAATATCGACCAGATCGTCAAGTACGCGCCCTGTAAAGTGACACTGGCGAAGCTTGCGACGACGGAGCGCGTCGATACCGTCGAGGACGTCGTCGCACTTGCCGGAGAGGGCCCCCACGCTCCCGTGGCGGCGAGTCACGGGGCAGAACTGGTCGATACGGCTCAGGGAGCCGGTTCGCTGACGCTACTCAACGCGCAGCGACCGGACGACGACGCGGACCCGCAGGAACTGGGAGAGGCGGTAATCGAAGACGTCGCCCGACGGGCCGGTATCGAGTACGTGGACTACGAGAGCAGGGTCGTCGTCGGCGAAGACATAGAGGAGGTACTCCTCGACGCCGTCGCCGCGTACGATACGGTCTGCGTCGGTGCGACTCGATCCGGGTCGGTCTCGCAAGCGCTGTTCGGGTCGATTCCCGAGAAAATCGGCGAAGAGGTGGACGCTACCGTCGTGATGGTTCGCGGTCAGAAGGAGACGGCGCGGAGCGTCCGTCAGGGAATCATAGACCGCCTGAGCGGTTGAAACCGCCGCTCTAGCTCTTTTCGACGGACGGGGTGCGACGACGCGGAGAACCTGCCCGACATGGAGAAGTCCACCGAACGGGGACCGAAAACTACCCAGACGCACGACAGCACTCTTCTCCGCCGTTCGTGTCAGCGCCACTAGATACCCACCGATGCAGTCGCTGGCGTTCGCTTCTAGGTGTCTCGGACGACGATGATGGGTAGCTCCGTCCGGTCGGCGATCGACTCGTACGTCGGTCCGAAGACCCGTTCCACTCCCGGTTCCTGCGTTTCGCCCATGACGATCAGGTCGTTGTCCCCCGCCGCTTGGCTTATCGCAAACGACGGGTCGCTATCGACGACCACCTCTTTGTCGATTCCCCGCTGTGAGTAGCCTTCCGCCACGAGTCGCTGTTTGACGTCCGAGAGCAGTCGTTCTCCGGCTTCGACGTCGTCTTCCGACTCGGCGACGTGGAGGAGGTTCGTGTGCAGAAGGACTTCCTGATTCAACGCGCACAGGAAATCAGTAATCGGTTCCGTGAACTTCTCGTCGCGGATCGCGACGAGAACGTGACCGAAGGTCGTCATCGGATTCGGGACGAGGAGGGCGTCCACGTCGCGCTCCTCGGCGACGGTCGTCGGTGCGCCTTCGACGTTCTCCCCCATGACCAGTTCAACCTCGGCGGTCTCACCCTTGCGAACGAAGTCGGCCGCGAGCGTGTAGAGGACCTGATTCGCCTCGATTTCGCGCCGCTGCCTCTCGTCCGGCGTCAACTCGTCCTGCGTTTCGTAGACGCCGAGGAGGACGACCTTACAACCGGTCAATCCCTCGACGAACGTCGAGGGGAGCGGGTCCGGGTCCGGGAACTCGACTGGAATCAACACGGTCTGTGACGACATGTCGTTCACCGATACGGTCCGGCGACCAAAATTCTCTACGGCTATTTCTTCTCCTTCCGAACGACAGCTTATAAGTGAATTCTCGATGCCGAGCCGATGCACGTCCTCGACGGAGCGGAGGTAGGAAATCGACCGGTATGGCGCAGTGTCCGTCGGGAGAGAACAGAAGCTATCCGACGCGTAGCTCGACGGGGCGAACCGTTCGGAAGAAGTAACGGCCGGAAACGGCCGCTACCAGCGTGTCGCCCGGAACACTAACCTCCAGCGTCATCCCGTGGCGGCGTGCCGAGTCCGCTGGCAAACCCTCGTGCCGGGCGGTCACTGAACCGTGACGAGGTTTCTGTCGCGTACGTGGGTTCTCCGCGCTGTCATCGCTCCCGAGTGGGAACGCTCGGGCGGGGACTTGACGTACGCACTCGCCGTAGACGCTCGGGGGATTAAGGGGTTCCGACGGCCGGTGCCAAGTCGGTCCGCCAGCAGCCACCACCTAATCCTTTAGGTACCCTGCTTTTTGCCCCGGAGTTTGCAGTAGCAATTGCATGATGGATACGGATGCTCCGGACGTGTCCGACGGTCACGCCGGGGGGAGTCGTGGCATCTCTCCCGCACTCGACGCCACGCTCGACCTCCTCTCGGACAAGCGTCGTCGGTACGTCCTCTACTCCCTTCGAGAACAGGGCGGCGCGATGTCGGTCGAGGAACTGGCCGAACAGATCGCGTCGTGGGAGAACGACGACGTGGACGCCCAGCGCGTTCTCGCCGACCTCTACCACAGCCAACTCCCGCGCTTGGACGAAGCGGGCGCGGTCGCCTTCGACACAGACGAGGACTACGTGGCGCTCACGGAGACGGACGAGATGCCGCTCGCGGCGTATCTCGATCTCGCCGCCGCGGAAGAGAACGTGGTCTGACAGCCGAAAGCCGTCCGAATTCCGCGCGACCACCCAGCCGAGGAGTCGCATCCCGCCGACTACCACCGCCCACCGACCACGCGCCTCGCCGACCGCTCTCTCCGTCGGCCGCCCTACTCCGGGGATTGCCGCCCTGCCGACTGGCCTCGTTGCCGACTGCCCGTCCCGCCGACCGCCCCGCCGACCGACCGCCCGAGTCGGTCCCCGAAGACGTACTCGGCCCTCCGAATCGACGCCTGCCGTACTCCGTTTTTGCTCCCTCGACCGCGCGCCGACTCAGCGCTGGGACACTTCGCCGACGCTCTCGGTGATGTCCTCGTCGGCCCGCCAGAGGTAGAGGCTGGCGTAACTCCGATACGGTGCCCACCGCTCGGCAGTCTCGACCATCTCCGCGCGAGTCATCTCGGCGTCGAACAGGCGCTCCATCCCCTTCCGGATGCCGAGGTCGCCGACCGGGAACACGTCTGGTCGCCCGAGCGAGAACATGAGTTGCATGTTCGCGGTCCACGCCCCGACGCCCTTGATTGACGTGAGTTCCGCCAGCACCTCCTCGTCGGGGACGCCGGCGAAGTACGCCTGCGAGTACCCCTCTTCGAGGAACGCCTCGGCGACGTTCCGGACGTACTCGGTCTTCTGGCGAGAGAGTCCGGCGTCCCGCAGGACCTCGGGGTCGGCCGCGAGCATCGCCTCGGGGGTCGGTTCGACACGGTCGAACAGTCGCTCGCGCGTCGCCGCGGCCGAGGCCATCGACACCTGCTGGCGGAGGATGGAGACGACGAACCGCTCGTAGAAGTTCTCGGCGGGTTCGATGGTCATCGGTCCGTACTCGGCGACCAGCGGTCCGAGGTAGTCGTCGCCCCGGAGCGCGGCGATAGCTTCGTCGGTCATTCGGCGACTCGTAGGTGCCGGAGGTAGATGAGCGTGTGGCCTTCCGGTCGCGTCGAGTTCGGAGTCGGTAGCGGTCACTCCGCCACGATACCGTAGAACGACTCGGCGACGCGAGGGAACAGCGCGGCCGCGAGCGCGCCGACGACGAACGCGGCCCCGACGGTCGCCAGCGAGGGCCACTGCGGTCCCACCACCGACGACGCCTCGCCGAGTGCCCGGCCGCCGTAGGCCGCCAGCGCGAGCGCCGCGTTGTAGTAGGCCACTCGTAGGGCGACCAGCCACGGCGTCACCGCCACCCATCCCGGCGCGTCCGTGGCGAGCGGCGTGACCCACCCGCCGCGAATCAGCGCGCCGGCCGCGACCGTCGTCAGCCACGCGACCAGCGCACCGGTCTTGAGACCGGCCCACTCGTTCGTTCCGGTGACGAGGACGAGCCAGAGGACGGGGAGACCGAACACCGACACGTCTGCGAAGACGTACGTCACGTCGTCCAAGAACACCCCGACGCCGTCCTTCTCGTCTACGCTCCCCTCGGCCCACCCGGACCACGACTGGCGGCGGCGACTCGTCGCGGCGCGAATCTGTCTGGCGGGACGGTCAGACATACTCGTGGAGTGACGACGGCTACCGGCAAAAATCTGGGGTCGAGCGAAGTCGTGTTCGAGAGAAGAACAGTAGAAAACGAAGCCCGTCGGGACTTAGAGAAAGACCGCCGGACAAGTCCCGCGCCAACGGGTTACTCCTCGACGTCGGTCTCTTCTTCCTCTTCCTCGGTCTCCTCTTCGGCGTCCACGCGCTTCTGGACGTTGACCTGATAGTGCTTCAGGATGTCGCGGCCGAGCAGGACCGGGTAGTCCATGTGCCCGCGGTCCTCGATGCTCGCGGTCACGGTGTGGCGGTTTCCGCCGACGCCGACCACCACGTCCACGACCGGCCGCGAGCGACTCGACTTGCTGGACCCCGACTTGACCTTGGCGATGGACTTGATGGGTCCCGCACCGATTTCGGCTGCGAGTTTGGTGTCGATGCTCGTCCGGGTCGCGCCCGTGTCGGATTTGGCGACGACCGTCTCCGAGCCGCTGGTCCCGCTGAGGATGACCTCTTCGGTGTAGCCGATGACGATGGGTTCGCTCGATTTCGTCTCCTTGGGCATCGGCTTGCACGCGGGCACCGAGTCGTCCAGCGTGGCCGACAGGTCCCGCACCTTGCCCTCGTCCACCGTGCCGCCCGCGCGTTCGATAGCCAGTTGCGCGATGTACGGCGCGGCGCTCTTGCCGGTGGCCTTGTACAGGCCCTTGAAGCCCGCGGTCGGGTTGACTTCGAGGACGTACCAGCCGTCGTGGCCCTCGATGAGGTCCACGCCGGCGTAGTCGAGTCCGACGACTTCCGAAGCCTCGCGGGCGATGGAAGCCACCTCTCGCGGGAGGTCGTCGGACGCGTCCTCCACGTCGCCGCCCAGCGCCACGTTCGTCCGCCAGTCGTTCTCGGGCGCGTAGCGGTTCATCGCGCCGACGATGCGGTCGCCGACAACGTACACCCGGAGGTCGCGGTGGCGGGTGTCGTCGCGCTCGATGAGTTCCTGGAGGAACGCTTGGCGGTCGCCGACCCGCGGGTTGACGAGTTCGTCCGGGCCGACCTTCCACGTCCCGCCGCCGTGGGTCCCGATAGCGGTCTTGTAGACGGCCTCCTCGCCGAACGCGTCCCGACCGTCGTTGAGCCGGTCGTTCGACAGCGCCAGCAGCGCGTCCGGGACCGGAATCCCCGCGTCGGCCAGCGCCGTCGCCGTCGAGAACTTGTGGATGGCGGTCATGACCGAACTGGGGTCGTTCAGAACCGGCAACACCGCGTCGTAGATTTTGGCGAGACCGAGCGCCTCGGAAGGCTGTTCGGTGTTCGAGAGTAGAAGTCGATTCGCCACCGCGTCCACGTCGGGTTCGAGTTCGACGGACCCGTCTTCGAGCTGAATCGCGGTGTTCTCTTCCCGAAGCCAGGACGGTTCGTGACCGAGATCTTCGATAGCGTTCAGAATCGCCTTCGTTTCCTTACTGTTGTGAAGACTGAGCACACCGACCCGCACACCTGAACCGTCAGCAGTCATTGGTAGTTACGTATTGGACGCCGCGGCTTAAAAAGCCGAACATCGGTTTCGGCGGAGCGACTGCCGCGCCTTTATATATGCCGGGGCCTCAGTGGGGGACATGACCGGTTCGGAGGCTGACCCGGACGCGTTTACGTACAACGGCGGAATCGTCGAGCCGGGTGAGACCCAGAACGTTCGGTACGGCATCAGCGAGACGTATCTGGGCGACCCGGTTCGCATCCCCGTCACCATCGTTAACGGAGCCGAACCGGGGCCGACGGTGTTCCTCACGGCCGCGGCGCACGGCGACGAACTCAACGGCATCGAGGTCGTGCGGGAGGTCGCCCACGGCTGGAACCACGACGACCTCTGTGGCACGCTGGTCTGTATGCCCGTCCTGAACGTCCCCGGATTCCTCTCACAGGAGCGCTACCTCCCGATTTACGACCGGGACCTGAACCGCTCGTTCCCCGGTCGGCAGGGTTCGACCAGTGCCAAGCGCATGGCCTTCCAGATATTCCGGAACTTCATCGCGCCCTGCGACATCGGACTCGACTTCCACACGTCCACGCGCGGGCGCACGAACATGTTGCATGTGCGGGCGGACATGGCCGACCCCGAGGTTTCGAGGCTGGCCAAGTCGTTCGGTTCGAACGTCATCATCTCCTCGGAGGGGCCGACCGGCACGCTCCGCCGGGAGGCGACCGACTACGGCATCCCGACCATCACCATCGAGATGGGCGAGGCCCACCGGTTCCAGCGCGAGTTCATCGACCGCGGACTGGAGGGCGTCGGGAGCGTCCTCTCGGAGTACGGCGCCCACCGCACCCCGTCGGTGAAGTGGCCGGGCTGGCGGACCGTCATCGACGACGCCAAAGAGAAGACGTGGATTCGCGCCGACGCGGGCGGACTGGTGGACATGCACCACGACCGCGGGTCGCTGGTCTACGAGGGCGACACCATCTGCACCATCACCAACCCGTTCAAAACCGACCGGGAACCCGTCGAAGCGCCGTTTACGGGGCTGTTGGTAGGCGTCCTCGAAAATCCGGTGGTCTATCCGGGGAACCCGCTGTGTCACATGGTCGAACTCTCGGCGAAGACCCGTAAAGCCCTCAAACGCGAGCGCGCCCGGAGCGAATCGGTCGAGAACACGCCGACGCCCGCGAGTCCGAGCCGGCGGTGAACCTCGGATTTCGTGGCGTCGTCGCCGAGTTAGGATAAACTCCACACTGGAAAAAGACAGAACGGACCGAGCTGATCAGTTTCGTACGGAAACGGCCCGATGCCTTCCAGAACGTCTATTTCCGACCGAATAGACGTATCGCTCTGGTGGGAACCGTGTATTCGAGTCACAAACAAAAGCCACGGGTGGACGTACTCGACCGGCGTGGAAACGTGTTGAATCACCTGTCCGAAGAGGTCACGGACAAGCGAGAACTGGTGGAGCGCCTCGACTGCTCGCGCTCGACGGTCGATAGGAGCGTCCGCGAACTCCAATCGTACGACCTCGTGGAGTACGAGGACGGCGCGTACCGCCCGACGACGTTCGGCCGACTCGCTGCCGGGGAGTACCGGCAGTTCGAGCAGCGACTCGTCACGATGAGCCGACGCGGAGGTGGTGGTCTCGACGCCAGAAGACCCCTACGTGCCCGCCATCCACCACGCCGGCGCGCTGGTCGAGTCAGACGCCCCGGAGTTGCACGAGTGGGCCGAATCGACTTACGCCGACTACCGGGCGGCGGCCCGCGAGTTCGAACCCGTGCGGTCGGCCTGAGTTCCGGACATGTTCGCCGGGAAAACCGAGTGCGGAGGCCGCGAGGCCGGCGGCAGGTAGAAACTTCTATTTGCCCACAGTCCAACCTCCCGAACGGACAAGTATGAGTCAATCGTACAATCGAGGCCTCGTCGAAGACTTCGGCCGGTGGCGGGAGTTCACGGCCGGGATGTGGGCCTGGATATTCCACAAGTTCACCGGGTGGGTACTCGTCGGCTACCTGTTCACTCACATCGCCGTGCTGAGTACCGCAACCACCGGTGCGAACGCGTACACGGATACGATTCAGGGGCTCGAAAGCCTGCTCGTGGTCCGGATCATGGAGGTCGGCCTGCTGGCGGTCGCCGTCTTCCACATCCTGAACGGGGTTCGCCTGCTGTTCGTGGACCTCGGACTCGGACTCGAGTCGCAAGACAAGAGCTTCTACGCATCACTCGTCGTCACGGGCGTCATCGTACTGGCGAGCATCCCGACGTTCTTGGAGGGGGCGTTCTGAGATGGCCGAGCGTTACTCCTCGTTCCAGAGCGGAAGCGCGTCGTGGCTCTTCCAGCGGGTCACGGCCGCGTTCCTCGTCGTGGTGCTGGCGTTCCACTTCTTCCTCCTGCACTTCATGAACCACGCCTCGGAGGTGACGTTCGCCGGGACGAGCGCTCGCATGAGCGAGTGGGGCTATCTCGTCACGATGGTGCTGTTCCTGTGGACCGGGACGTTCCACGGCGTCAACGGCGTCTACGCCGCACTGCTGAATCAAGGACTGACGGGTACGAAGAAGACCGCGGTCAAGGGCATCCTCGTCGTCGCCGGTCTCGCGCTGGCGGCGCAGGGCACCTACCTCGCGCTCGTCATGAACGGAATGGTGTAAACATGAGCACGCAAGTACCAGAAGAGAAAGAGCAGAGCGAGACCGAACAGGAGGTCAACGCCGAGACCGAGGCCGAGATTTCCGAGGGCGCGTCGTACGGCGACCAGCGCCGCGACCAGCGGGACGCCCAGC
Protein-coding sequences here:
- a CDS encoding amino acid permease — protein: MTDQELARDLGFLEAYTIGLGTMIGAGIFVLPSIAARAAGPASMISFAIGGLVSLLAALSLSELATGMPKAGGSYYYVNRSLGSFFGSIVGWGMWAGLMFASAFYMLGFGQYLTYFVPMGATGVAIAALVMAAVLTGVNYYGVKETGTLQNVIVLALVGLIIVFIVFGVLSVDTEMLTPFLPPEGWPAVAATAGTIYVSFIGFEVIATSAEEIKNPSRNLPLSMIAAVVTPTLMYVLVMFVSTGTLPIDTLADLNIPVAVVAETVMRPFGRIEIGPISFSMAEAGAFTMVVGAMLATVSSANASILSAARVNFAMGRDKILTNWLNQVHDRFRTPYRAIVATGAVILVLIASGVPIGTLAEVASFSYLITYSLVHVAVVVMRRADPDDYDPAFEIPSILYPIVPIVGFLACIAILLQMSWIVQAVGVAIVLVGVVWYFAYARHRAITDGLVGEAIAAEPTAAADGKGNYRVVVPVANPDTERDLLRLAAANAHAHEDEQAEIIAVNVIQVPQQTSLSQDVEFEEERVQRQQELLDAAQDIAADLDIGIRTRAIVGRDVGDVVLDVVEDERADHVLMGWKGTRSAREHILGSNIDQIVKYAPCKVTLAKLATTERVDTVEDVVALAGEGPHAPVAASHGAELVDTAQGAGSLTLLNAQRPDDDADPQELGEAVIEDVARRAGIEYVDYESRVVVGEDIEEVLLDAVAAYDTVCVGATRSGSVSQALFGSIPEKIGEEVDATVVMVRGQKETARSVRQGIIDRLSG
- a CDS encoding universal stress protein, with the protein product MSSQTVLIPVEFPDPDPLPSTFVEGLTGCKVVLLGVYETQDELTPDERQRREIEANQVLYTLAADFVRKGETAEVELVMGENVEGAPTTVAEERDVDALLVPNPMTTFGHVLVAIRDEKFTEPITDFLCALNQEVLLHTNLLHVAESEDDVEAGERLLSDVKQRLVAEGYSQRGIDKEVVVDSDPSFAISQAAGDNDLIVMGETQEPGVERVFGPTYESIADRTELPIIVVRDT
- a CDS encoding DUF7344 domain-containing protein; the encoded protein is MMDTDAPDVSDGHAGGSRGISPALDATLDLLSDKRRRYVLYSLREQGGAMSVEELAEQIASWENDDVDAQRVLADLYHSQLPRLDEAGAVAFDTDEDYVALTETDEMPLAAYLDLAAAEENVV
- a CDS encoding DNA-3-methyladenine glycosylase family protein; translation: MTDEAIAALRGDDYLGPLVAEYGPMTIEPAENFYERFVVSILRQQVSMASAAATRERLFDRVEPTPEAMLAADPEVLRDAGLSRQKTEYVRNVAEAFLEEGYSQAYFAGVPDEEVLAELTSIKGVGAWTANMQLMFSLGRPDVFPVGDLGIRKGMERLFDAEMTRAEMVETAERWAPYRSYASLYLWRADEDITESVGEVSQR
- a CDS encoding RimK family alpha-L-glutamate ligase — its product is MTADGSGVRVGVLSLHNSKETKAILNAIEDLGHEPSWLREENTAIQLEDGSVELEPDVDAVANRLLLSNTEQPSEALGLAKIYDAVLPVLNDPSSVMTAIHKFSTATALADAGIPVPDALLALSNDRLNDGRDAFGEEAVYKTAIGTHGGGTWKVGPDELVNPRVGDRQAFLQELIERDDTRHRDLRVYVVGDRIVGAMNRYAPENDWRTNVALGGDVEDASDDLPREVASIAREASEVVGLDYAGVDLIEGHDGWYVLEVNPTAGFKGLYKATGKSAAPYIAQLAIERAGGTVDEGKVRDLSATLDDSVPACKPMPKETKSSEPIVIGYTEEVILSGTSGSETVVAKSDTGATRTSIDTKLAAEIGAGPIKSIAKVKSGSSKSSRSRPVVDVVVGVGGNRHTVTASIEDRGHMDYPVLLGRDILKHYQVNVQKRVDAEEETEEEEEETDVEE
- a CDS encoding succinylglutamate desuccinylase/aspartoacylase family protein — encoded protein: MTGSEADPDAFTYNGGIVEPGETQNVRYGISETYLGDPVRIPVTIVNGAEPGPTVFLTAAAHGDELNGIEVVREVAHGWNHDDLCGTLVCMPVLNVPGFLSQERYLPIYDRDLNRSFPGRQGSTSAKRMAFQIFRNFIAPCDIGLDFHTSTRGRTNMLHVRADMADPEVSRLAKSFGSNVIISSEGPTGTLRREATDYGIPTITIEMGEAHRFQREFIDRGLEGVGSVLSEYGAHRTPSVKWPGWRTVIDDAKEKTWIRADAGGLVDMHHDRGSLVYEGDTICTITNPFKTDREPVEAPFTGLLVGVLENPVVYPGNPLCHMVELSAKTRKALKRERARSESVENTPTPASPSRR
- the sdhC gene encoding succinate dehydrogenase, cytochrome b556 subunit, with translation MSQSYNRGLVEDFGRWREFTAGMWAWIFHKFTGWVLVGYLFTHIAVLSTATTGANAYTDTIQGLESLLVVRIMEVGLLAVAVFHILNGVRLLFVDLGLGLESQDKSFYASLVVTGVIVLASIPTFLEGAF
- a CDS encoding succinate dehydrogenase hydrophobic membrane anchor subunit, producing the protein MAERYSSFQSGSASWLFQRVTAAFLVVVLAFHFFLLHFMNHASEVTFAGTSARMSEWGYLVTMVLFLWTGTFHGVNGVYAALLNQGLTGTKKTAVKGILVVAGLALAAQGTYLALVMNGMV